The following is a genomic window from Salarias fasciatus chromosome 10, fSalaFa1.1, whole genome shotgun sequence.
ACCACTCCGACGCGAGTCACTCTCCCACACCTCACGTCTTCGTCTGCTCTCCGGCTATTTTAAGCTGCTTGGTATCTCCACCCTTGCTCTGAGCTCTTGTGGGTTTCACTTTGCTTCATCAAAGCTGCACAGTTAAAACCAGCGAGCTTCCTGAGTGAATGCGCTTTCCAACACCTTTGAAGTTGTGCAGATAGTGGCGGTTTGTTTCTGGACGTCTCGCAGCGTTAAAACCGAGTGCTCTGCAGCCGAGGGCTTGTGTTTGCCTTTCCTGTAATGGACCACAGTGTCATTTCGTACATGTCGCTCTGTGAGGACACGGAGCTCGTTTTGCTTCCCTTGTGAACACAGCATCCAGCGCCGTTCAGTTCTACTTGATTCATATAATAGTTCTCCTGAGGATCTCTGCCTTCATCGTTCACCCTCCGTTTCTTCTTGACCTCGGGGTGAACAGTGACAACTTCCAGTGATGTTTCCAGGTTACGTGTTCTCTGAATATTTCTGcctagaaaaaaaaggaaagcgtCCAGTCATTTGATAGAAAATAAAACTACAaagaattgtaaaaaaaaacaacaaaaaaaaacaatcacccCTCTGATGTCTGCAGCTCAGGGTCATCTTGGTGATCACATcatccagcggctgcagagAAGTCATCCATGCTGGAAGAAAGTCCCAGCTCTGAAGTGAACGCGGCAAACAGTGCGGTTTGTGCTCCTGCAGGAGGTTTACTGTCACAACAAATACAATCGCCGCAATGACTGGCGCTCCGATCCCAGCCATCACCTTCCAACCGGCCATGGAGAGAGCGAACACCAGGGACggcaggagcaggaagcagaggagaaggTACAAGACTGCGAACCAGCGGTACCTGCATGCACGCAGTCCATGTGTGTTTCATTATTACtattcttttctgttttgttttttttttaaattattttcacttgCTCTACCTGGCGGTGTGGCTCCCCAGAGCGCGGGCCATACGTATGGGTAAGCGGGTAGCTGGGATGGGATACCACAGCAGGATGCCAACAAGGTTAAAGAAGAAATGACACAAAGcaacctgggaaaaaaaacaaaggaaattcCAAATGGAAACTGATGCAGGTTCTTATTTTTTCCTTATGAGACAGTTCTAAAGTAACTGACAGAGGCTTTGATTTAGCTGTTTGCATGGATACCTGCGTGGCAGCAGCGAGTTTATCTCCTGGACTCGCCAACGCCGCCAGTGTAGCGGTCGTCGTGGTTCCCAGGTTGGAGCCCAAAGTTAAAGGGTAGGCTCTTTCAATACTGATCACACCGATACCTGAGGAGTGTGTCCACGGAAATACACACATTATGTTACTGTTAACTGGAGCTGAAGGAATGAACTCATGGGTGTTTCGTCTGAAAACGTCCTCCAGAGGAGCAAAAACACTGAGGCGGTAACTTATTGAGTCAAAGCGTGATTTACTATGAAAGGACTGTAAACATTTCCACATTCAGCTACATATTTTAGTCAGTCGTGACAAAATCCGACCAGCCAGTGTTGGAGAAACATCTTTTCCATcaggctgtgtttgtgtttaccgATGAGGGGAGTGATGGAGGA
Proteins encoded in this region:
- the LOC115395195 gene encoding sodium-dependent phosphate transport protein 2A-like isoform X2, with the translated sequence MLNSLRPLSFRVDTELNVCPVLEVQSAIPIIMGSNIGTSVTNTVVALMQAGEREEFKRAFAGATVHDCFNWLSVLVLLPLEAASGLLRRLSQAVVDTLQLSSGEEAPELLKVITKPLTALIIQLDQSVITAIATGDQTVSNQSLVRRWCPATELPLKDNETSWLSHNLSEQTQKCGHLFVNCSLSDLAIGLILLACSLLVLCSCLILLVKVLNSLLKGQVASAINKVINTDFPHPFTWLAGYLALLVGAGMTFLVQSSSVFTSSITPLIGIGVISIERAYPLTLGSNLGTTTTATLAALASPGDKLAAATQVALCHFFFNLVGILLWYPIPATRLPIRMARALGSHTARYRWFAVLYLLLCFLLLPSLVFALSMAGWKVMAGIGAPVIAAIVFVVTVNLLQEHKPHCLPRSLQSWDFLPAWMTSLQPLDDVITKMTLSCRHQRGRNIQRTRNLETSLEVVTVHPEVKKKRRVNDEGRDPQENYYMNQVELNGAGCCVHKGSKTSSVSSQSDMYEMTLWSITGKANTSPRLQSTRF